A single region of the Nocardioides aurantiacus genome encodes:
- a CDS encoding dimethylarginine dimethylaminohydrolase family protein: MSTRPETLPAPPVPTTQPLPWGRRYLAVSPDHFRIDYAINPFMHLDDQPDPVRTREQWAAMVAAIEAAGASVEVLGQLAEAPDMVYAMNLGLALEREDGSPHVVLSHMRHAERRMETPAAERWWADRGATTQRTGRDGVGAHLEAGDAFAWRGDLVVGFGPRTEELALKHLATELGTTVRGFRIVHPGMYHMDLGFCPLDDTRAMVCPAAYDEASAAALLDLVPEPLVLTEDEAMTFCANSVVVGRTVVMPACPDRVRAQLEEWGFEVVVVDVSELLKGGGAVRCLTNPLDVRLGRDLRPVPGGGVVLPS, encoded by the coding sequence ATGAGCACGCGCCCCGAGACCCTGCCCGCCCCGCCCGTCCCGACGACGCAGCCGCTGCCCTGGGGCCGCCGCTACCTCGCGGTGTCGCCCGACCACTTCCGCATCGACTACGCGATCAACCCGTTCATGCACCTCGACGACCAGCCCGACCCGGTCCGCACCCGTGAGCAGTGGGCCGCGATGGTGGCCGCGATCGAGGCCGCCGGCGCGAGCGTCGAGGTGCTCGGCCAGCTCGCCGAGGCGCCCGACATGGTCTACGCGATGAACCTCGGCCTGGCGCTCGAGCGGGAGGACGGCTCGCCCCACGTCGTGCTGTCCCACATGCGCCACGCCGAGCGCCGGATGGAGACCCCGGCCGCCGAGCGCTGGTGGGCCGACCGTGGCGCGACCACCCAGCGCACCGGCCGCGACGGCGTCGGCGCCCACCTCGAGGCCGGCGACGCGTTCGCCTGGCGCGGCGACCTGGTCGTCGGCTTCGGCCCGCGCACCGAGGAGCTGGCCCTGAAGCACCTCGCGACCGAGCTCGGCACGACGGTCCGAGGCTTCCGCATCGTGCACCCGGGGATGTACCACATGGACCTCGGCTTCTGCCCGCTCGACGACACCCGCGCGATGGTCTGCCCCGCGGCGTACGACGAGGCCTCGGCCGCCGCGCTCCTCGACCTCGTGCCCGAGCCGCTCGTGCTCACCGAGGACGAGGCGATGACGTTCTGCGCCAACTCCGTGGTCGTGGGCCGCACCGTGGTGATGCCCGCCTGCCCCGACCGGGTGCGCGCGCAGCTGGAGGAGTGGGGCTTCGAGGTCGTCGTGGTCGACGTCTCCGAGCTGCTCAAGGGCGGCGGCGCCGTGCGGTGCCTGACCAACCCCCTCGACGTACGCCTCGGGCGGGACCTGCGACCGGTCCCCGGGGGCGGCGTCGTGCTGCCGTCCTAG
- a CDS encoding GntR family transcriptional regulator gives MSATPREGAPLSPFAGLRIEPMTTVERVAEELRRSLFEGELEPGTPLREVAIADALGVSRSTVREALGVLVAEGLADRLPNRGTQVRRLDSAQVADVCRARVVVESAGVRRWPDAAEEERQELRDALSAYSDLRGSDCTTAEFVAAHLRIHRALAGLAGSSRLLAFVDGLHAEVRLALAEVDRARGNAAEQVHSHSHLLDLLEAGDTEAAAAELAAHLEEAEESMTDEVERRLRAE, from the coding sequence ATGTCGGCCACCCCGCGCGAAGGCGCCCCGCTCAGCCCGTTCGCGGGCCTGCGGATCGAGCCGATGACCACGGTCGAGCGGGTCGCCGAGGAGCTGCGCCGCTCGCTGTTCGAGGGCGAGCTCGAGCCCGGCACCCCGCTGCGCGAGGTGGCGATCGCCGACGCGCTCGGGGTCTCCCGCTCGACGGTCCGCGAGGCACTGGGGGTGCTCGTGGCCGAGGGCCTCGCGGACCGGCTGCCCAACCGCGGCACCCAGGTGCGCCGCCTCGACAGCGCCCAGGTCGCCGACGTCTGCCGGGCGCGGGTGGTGGTCGAGAGCGCCGGCGTACGCCGCTGGCCCGACGCGGCGGAGGAGGAGCGGCAGGAGCTGCGCGACGCGCTGAGCGCCTACTCCGACCTGCGGGGCAGCGACTGCACCACCGCGGAGTTCGTGGCCGCCCACCTCCGGATCCACCGGGCGCTCGCCGGGCTGGCGGGGTCGAGCCGGCTGCTCGCCTTCGTCGACGGGCTGCACGCCGAGGTCCGGCTCGCGCTCGCCGAGGTCGACCGCGCCCGCGGCAACGCCGCCGAGCAGGTGCACTCCCACAGCCACCTGCTCGACCTGCTCGAGGCCGGGGACACCGAGGCCGCGGCGGCCGAGCTCGCCGCCCACCTCGAGGAGGCCGAGGAGTCGATGACCGACGAGGTCGAGCGGCGGCTGCGCGCGGAGTAG
- a CDS encoding phage holin family protein: MRFLVFVIANALALGAAVWLFEGITLPAPDDTTLAVELLVVGVIFGVVNAVVRPVVRLLSLPLIVLTLGLFWFVVNAAMLLLTSAISGAVGLDFRVDGFGTALLGSIVISLVSLLVNAVLPDPERRR, encoded by the coding sequence ATGAGGTTCCTCGTCTTCGTCATCGCCAACGCGCTGGCACTGGGAGCGGCGGTGTGGCTCTTCGAGGGCATCACGCTCCCGGCTCCCGACGACACCACGCTGGCCGTCGAGCTGCTCGTCGTCGGCGTCATCTTCGGGGTGGTCAACGCGGTGGTGCGGCCCGTCGTGCGCCTGCTGTCGCTGCCGCTGATCGTGCTGACCCTCGGCCTGTTCTGGTTCGTGGTCAACGCCGCGATGCTGCTGCTGACCAGCGCGATCTCCGGCGCGGTGGGGCTGGACTTCCGCGTCGACGGGTTCGGCACCGCGCTGCTCGGGTCGATCGTGATCTCGCTGGTGAGCCTGCTCGTCAACGCCGTGCTGCCCGACCCCGAGCGGCGGCGCTGA
- a CDS encoding low molecular weight protein-tyrosine-phosphatase, with amino-acid sequence MAAPALPAPLGAPYRIGFVCLGNICRSPMADVVTTSLVADAGLADRVEVRSSGTGGWHVGQPMDERAAARLTASGYDASRHRAQQHDATWAGLDLVLAMDAANLAEIGGESDRVRLFRSFDPEADADPAPDVPDPYYGGDAGFADVLAMVERTCAVLVDGLARLDLR; translated from the coding sequence GTGGCCGCACCCGCGCTGCCGGCGCCGCTGGGCGCGCCGTACCGGATCGGGTTCGTGTGCCTGGGCAACATCTGCCGCTCCCCGATGGCCGACGTCGTGACGACCTCGCTGGTCGCCGACGCGGGCCTCGCCGACCGGGTCGAGGTGCGCAGCAGCGGCACCGGCGGCTGGCACGTCGGCCAGCCGATGGACGAGCGCGCGGCGGCCCGGCTGACCGCGTCGGGGTACGACGCGAGCCGCCACCGCGCCCAGCAGCACGACGCCACCTGGGCCGGCCTCGACCTCGTGCTCGCCATGGACGCCGCCAACCTCGCCGAGATCGGCGGGGAGTCCGACCGGGTCCGGCTGTTCCGCTCCTTCGACCCCGAGGCGGACGCCGACCCGGCACCCGACGTGCCCGACCCCTACTACGGCGGCGACGCCGGCTTCGCCGACGTCCTCGCCATGGTCGAACGCACCTGCGCCGTCCTCGTCGACGGCCTCGCGCGCCTCGACCTGCGCTGA
- a CDS encoding sigma-70 family RNA polymerase sigma factor, giving the protein MTQLHDRVPTPPFPEVADRYRRELTAHCYRMTGSVYDAEDMVQETYLRAWKAFDDFEGRSSVRTWLYRIATNVCLTNLEGRGRRPLPTGLGMPDSQARDELVTADEVPWLQPMPDVMVDVANIDPAEVVGNRDAIRLAFVAALQHLPPRQRAVLVLRDVLRWTAKETAAALDTTVAAVNSALQRAHAQLAEKQLTEGTVEDTLTPEHERMLERYVQAFWAKDVDALVTMLAADAVWEMPPFTGWYQGAETIAELIEHNCPGGAHDMPMLRTSANGQPAYGLYMRTPQGDFRPFQLQVLQLVDGRVRHVVAFFEEGLFETFGLPATLPASYAAG; this is encoded by the coding sequence ATGACCCAGCTCCACGACCGCGTCCCGACTCCCCCCTTCCCCGAGGTGGCCGACCGCTACCGCCGCGAGCTGACCGCGCACTGCTACCGGATGACCGGGTCGGTCTACGACGCGGAGGACATGGTCCAGGAGACCTACCTGCGGGCCTGGAAGGCCTTCGACGACTTCGAGGGGCGCTCGTCGGTCCGCACCTGGCTCTACCGGATCGCCACCAACGTGTGCCTGACCAACCTCGAGGGCCGGGGCCGCCGGCCGCTGCCCACCGGCCTGGGGATGCCCGACTCGCAGGCCCGCGACGAGCTGGTCACCGCCGACGAGGTGCCGTGGCTGCAGCCCATGCCCGACGTGATGGTCGACGTCGCCAACATCGACCCGGCCGAGGTGGTCGGCAACCGCGACGCCATCCGGCTCGCCTTCGTGGCCGCGCTCCAGCACCTGCCTCCCCGCCAGCGGGCCGTGCTCGTGCTGCGCGACGTGCTCCGCTGGACCGCCAAGGAGACCGCCGCCGCGCTGGACACCACGGTCGCCGCGGTCAACAGCGCGCTGCAGCGGGCGCACGCCCAGCTCGCGGAGAAGCAGCTCACCGAGGGCACCGTCGAGGACACCCTGACGCCGGAGCACGAGCGGATGCTCGAGCGCTACGTGCAGGCGTTCTGGGCCAAGGACGTCGACGCGCTGGTGACGATGCTGGCCGCGGACGCGGTCTGGGAGATGCCACCCTTCACCGGCTGGTACCAGGGCGCCGAGACCATCGCCGAGCTCATCGAGCACAACTGCCCCGGCGGCGCGCACGACATGCCGATGCTGCGGACGTCGGCGAACGGCCAGCCGGCGTACGGCCTCTACATGCGCACCCCCCAGGGCGACTTCCGGCCCTTCCAGCTGCAGGTGCTGCAGCTGGTCGACGGCCGGGTGCGGCACGTGGTGGCGTTCTTCGAGGAGGGCCTGTTCGAGACCTTCGGGCTGCCGGCCACGCTGCCCGCGTCGTACGCCGCCGGCTAG
- a CDS encoding maleylpyruvate isomerase family mycothiol-dependent enzyme — translation MPTLSAPRALAVLDAAVVWTHDCLQAARTADAGLPTPCAGWDLGDLLVHMEDSLAALAEAALGRVALDAPLPAAAREPAVLVERVVRRACHTRARWQALPTGGAVEVDVLALDRDTLALVGALEVTVHGWDVAAAVGPARRPPEDLAARLLPVARHAVPAGERGGRFAPALVPTDGSAAARLLAHLGRDAGWRVGRPR, via the coding sequence GTGCCCACGCTCTCGGCGCCGCGTGCCCTCGCGGTGCTGGACGCTGCCGTGGTCTGGACCCACGACTGCCTGCAGGCGGCGCGCACCGCCGACGCCGGCCTGCCGACGCCCTGCGCCGGCTGGGACCTCGGCGACCTGCTCGTCCACATGGAGGACTCGCTCGCGGCCCTCGCCGAGGCCGCGCTGGGCCGGGTCGCGCTCGACGCCCCGCTGCCGGCGGCGGCCCGCGAGCCCGCGGTGCTGGTGGAGCGGGTCGTACGCCGCGCCTGCCACACGCGCGCCCGCTGGCAGGCCCTCCCGACCGGCGGAGCCGTCGAGGTGGACGTCCTGGCGCTGGACCGCGACACCCTCGCCCTGGTCGGGGCGCTCGAGGTGACCGTGCACGGCTGGGACGTCGCCGCGGCCGTCGGTCCCGCCCGGCGACCGCCCGAGGACCTGGCCGCCCGGCTGCTCCCGGTCGCCCGCCACGCGGTGCCCGCGGGCGAGCGCGGCGGTCGGTTCGCGCCGGCGCTCGTGCCGACGGACGGCTCCGCGGCCGCGCGCCTGCTGGCCCACCTCGGCCGTGACGCCGGCTGGCGCGTCGGGCGGCCCCGCTGA
- a CDS encoding fructosamine kinase family protein, whose translation MARSRGVAELVERLLGTPVAATTPVAGGDTCVTTRVRLGDGRSALVKTRSGAPEDFFAAEARGLRWLAEPGVVPVAEVLAVDRDCLVLAWIETGRPTAEAAAGLGRGLALLHASGADGFGAEQDGFVGSLPLPNGPAPTWPEFYAVRRVLPYLRLAVDRGHVEPRDAAAVEDVVRRVAELAGPAEPPARLHGDLWSGNVVWGTERAHLVDPAAHGGHRETDLALLALFGTPHLERLVAAYDEERPLADGWRDRQPLHQLFPALLHAAMFGGGYGARAGELARRL comes from the coding sequence ATGGCACGCAGCCGAGGGGTCGCCGAGCTCGTGGAGCGCCTGCTGGGCACGCCCGTCGCGGCCACCACCCCCGTCGCGGGCGGCGACACCTGCGTGACGACCCGGGTACGGCTCGGCGACGGCCGGTCCGCGCTCGTGAAGACCCGGTCGGGGGCGCCGGAGGACTTCTTCGCCGCCGAGGCGCGTGGGCTGCGGTGGCTGGCCGAGCCGGGCGTCGTACCCGTCGCCGAGGTGCTCGCCGTCGACCGCGACTGCCTCGTCCTCGCCTGGATCGAGACCGGACGACCCACTGCCGAGGCGGCTGCCGGGCTCGGCCGCGGCCTGGCCCTGCTGCACGCCAGCGGCGCCGACGGCTTCGGCGCCGAGCAGGACGGCTTCGTGGGCTCGCTGCCGCTGCCGAACGGACCCGCCCCCACGTGGCCGGAGTTCTACGCGGTCCGGCGGGTGCTGCCCTACCTCCGGCTGGCCGTCGACCGCGGCCACGTCGAGCCGCGTGACGCCGCGGCCGTCGAGGACGTCGTACGCCGGGTCGCGGAGCTCGCCGGCCCCGCCGAGCCGCCCGCCCGCCTCCACGGCGACCTGTGGTCGGGCAACGTGGTCTGGGGCACCGAGCGCGCCCACCTCGTGGACCCCGCCGCCCACGGCGGCCACCGCGAGACCGACCTCGCGCTCCTCGCCCTCTTCGGCACCCCTCACCTCGAGCGCCTCGTCGCGGCGTACGACGAGGAGCGGCCGCTCGCCGACGGCTGGCGCGACCGCCAGCCACTCCACCAGCTCTTCCCGGCGCTCCTCCACGCCGCGATGTTCGGCGGCGGGTACGGCGCCCGGGCAGGCGAGCTGGCCCGGCGGCTCTGA